One region of Halomicrobium sp. LC1Hm genomic DNA includes:
- the aglG gene encoding glucosyl-dolichyl phosphate glucuronosyltransferase: MRVSVVICLHTMDRFDHFVEAVESVFAGTYDDVELVLVSDGSDAVCGAIEDRFGDRSDVQIVCNEENRGLAVSRNRGLDAASGDVVAFTDDDVIADERWLEALVSVYEERDVPAVGGRLVPEWVADEPVCLPAEFYWLIGVTPPTFGPADDASVGGEVRNTYGGNMSFRRSVLEELGGFEPEIGGRTGDKNLQGEETELCARLQAEYGRGMYYTPDAIVAHKIFDYRTELGWLLDRAFWQGYSKRGLEVLVPETDGTESDYLATLLFVATPRRLRRLLTEPSLAAVVQLAMLFVFTGVVGLGYLYGAVKW; the protein is encoded by the coding sequence ATGCGCGTCTCGGTCGTGATCTGTCTGCATACGATGGACCGCTTCGATCACTTCGTCGAGGCGGTCGAGAGCGTGTTCGCTGGGACGTACGACGACGTGGAACTCGTGTTGGTCTCGGACGGGAGCGACGCGGTCTGTGGGGCCATCGAGGACCGCTTCGGCGACCGATCGGACGTACAGATCGTCTGCAACGAGGAAAATCGCGGGCTCGCAGTCAGTCGAAACCGTGGTCTCGACGCCGCCAGCGGAGACGTAGTCGCGTTTACCGACGACGACGTGATCGCCGACGAGCGGTGGCTCGAAGCGCTGGTCTCGGTGTACGAGGAGCGCGACGTGCCGGCGGTCGGTGGGCGGCTCGTCCCGGAGTGGGTCGCCGACGAGCCCGTCTGTCTGCCCGCCGAGTTCTACTGGCTGATCGGCGTGACGCCGCCGACGTTCGGGCCGGCCGACGACGCCTCAGTCGGCGGCGAGGTACGCAACACCTACGGGGGCAACATGTCGTTCCGGCGGTCGGTCCTCGAAGAACTCGGCGGGTTCGAGCCCGAGATCGGCGGGCGGACCGGCGACAAGAACCTCCAGGGCGAGGAGACCGAGCTCTGTGCGCGACTCCAGGCCGAATACGGCCGCGGGATGTACTACACGCCCGACGCGATCGTCGCCCACAAGATCTTCGACTACCGGACGGAGCTCGGGTGGCTCCTCGACAGGGCGTTCTGGCAGGGCTACTCCAAGCGTGGCCTCGAAGTGCTCGTGCCGGAGACCGACGGCACGGAGTCAGACTACCTCGCCACGTTGCTGTTCGTCGCGACGCCGCGACGGCTCCGCAGGCTCCTCACCGAGCCGTCGCTCGCGGCCGTCGTCCAGCTCGCGATGCTGTTCGTGTTCACGGGCGTCGTGGGGCTGGGCTATCTTTACGGGGCGGTGAAGTGGTGA
- a CDS encoding glycosyltransferase family 4 protein, whose product MSEDSLPGVCVVTHPLASAGENATRSLLEILAAVTTVSLVTADLPADSEIRDRHELIELTERGAGQSNVAVAAARFVLNQLRMCRALVGRDEGVVLFYGATAYLVPILFARLLSKRVLVEPRGDVPLTLRLHWEQSLPAVLARTLAGLVRALERAGFAAAHGVVTYTPAMATQLGLDPQRQRVYPDGARFVHTDRFDVETPHTEREPVVGFLGRLDEEKGIRTLASVAQSLPSDYTFRFVGDGGLRPWLERELAEEIDAGRVEVTGWVDHDDVPRQLNDLALLVLPSDPTEGLPTTILEALACGTPVYATPVSGVPDVVRDGETGFHIADRDPATLRDGIESILGRDDLDEISARGRALVEDEYSFEAACERYREILRSVVEDRADRT is encoded by the coding sequence ATGTCCGAGGACAGTCTCCCCGGCGTCTGTGTCGTCACCCACCCGCTCGCGTCGGCCGGCGAGAACGCTACCCGGAGCTTGCTGGAGATCCTCGCCGCGGTGACGACGGTGTCGCTCGTCACTGCCGACCTGCCGGCCGACTCCGAGATCCGAGACCGTCACGAGCTGATCGAGCTCACGGAGCGAGGGGCCGGCCAGTCGAACGTCGCCGTCGCGGCCGCCCGATTCGTCCTGAATCAGCTCCGGATGTGTCGGGCGCTCGTCGGCAGAGACGAGGGGGTGGTGCTGTTCTACGGGGCGACCGCGTACCTCGTGCCGATCCTGTTCGCACGACTGCTGAGCAAGCGCGTCCTCGTCGAGCCACGCGGCGACGTGCCCCTGACGCTCCGATTGCACTGGGAACAGTCGCTGCCGGCCGTCCTCGCGCGGACGCTCGCGGGACTGGTCCGGGCGCTGGAACGGGCGGGCTTCGCGGCCGCACACGGCGTCGTCACGTACACGCCCGCGATGGCGACCCAGCTCGGTCTCGACCCACAGCGCCAGCGCGTCTATCCCGACGGCGCGCGGTTCGTCCACACCGATCGGTTCGACGTGGAGACGCCCCACACGGAGCGCGAGCCGGTCGTGGGCTTTCTCGGTCGCCTCGACGAGGAGAAGGGGATCAGAACGCTCGCGAGCGTCGCACAGTCGTTGCCGTCAGACTACACGTTCCGGTTCGTCGGTGACGGTGGGCTGCGCCCCTGGCTGGAACGGGAACTCGCCGAGGAGATCGACGCCGGGCGCGTCGAAGTGACCGGCTGGGTCGACCACGACGACGTGCCCCGGCAGCTGAACGACCTCGCACTGCTGGTGTTGCCATCGGACCCGACCGAGGGCCTCCCGACGACGATCCTCGAAGCGCTCGCCTGCGGGACGCCGGTGTACGCGACGCCGGTCTCCGGCGTGCCGGACGTGGTTCGAGACGGCGAGACCGGTTTCCACATCGCGGATCGCGACCCGGCGACGTTGCGTGACGGGATCGAGTCGATTCTCGGCCGAGACGACCTCGACGAGATCAGCGCCCGGGGACGGGCGCTCGTCGAGGACGAGTACAGCTTCGAGGCAGCCTGCGAGCGGTACCGGGAGATCCTCCGGTCGGTCGTCGAGGATCGAGCAGACCGGACGTAA
- a CDS encoding sulfatase-like hydrolase/transferase has translation MTAPNVLLVILDSVRARNTSLHGYGDRTTPFLDSFAGEAEWYRQARAPSIHSVASHASLFTGLHVDQHGVTKHESRLAPDATVWSDLAERGYETGLFTPNVVVTESSNLAEPFDTVDGPRRDPKHRYFEDALSPTDVEGHQTNVEYLRRCVASGKPLRSAFNGLYFLSSNKEAYDPEREAGTEYVESFLQWSDERDGPWAACLNFMDAHFPYEPVREFRSAGTEELLDVHDSLSSPISKDVAASEEWWKLRAIEALYDDCIRQADDAVATLVDALRERGVLDDTLLVVTSDHGDGFGEWSRVDPRVRAAYHSWSVHEVLTHVPLLVRRPGGERGGANDSLASLTRFPAVVEAALDGETGSFAVDDRAFASTHRLERPAVMLPDACEDPERYGGPWRAVYEQDDDGVYKYGTHDSASATIRVRDAQVSDRVSDDDGGVVAQSYGELEGADVSDGESESLEDSVEDQLESLGYIR, from the coding sequence ATGACTGCCCCCAACGTCCTCCTGGTGATACTGGACAGCGTCAGAGCCAGAAACACCAGCCTGCACGGGTACGGGGACCGGACGACGCCGTTTCTCGACTCGTTCGCCGGAGAGGCCGAGTGGTACCGGCAGGCACGGGCTCCGAGCATCCACAGCGTCGCCAGCCACGCCAGCCTCTTTACCGGGCTCCACGTGGACCAGCACGGCGTCACGAAACACGAGTCGCGGCTGGCTCCCGACGCCACCGTCTGGTCGGACTTGGCCGAACGGGGCTACGAGACGGGGCTGTTCACGCCCAACGTCGTCGTCACGGAGTCGTCGAACCTCGCGGAGCCGTTCGACACCGTCGACGGCCCGCGGCGAGATCCGAAACACCGCTACTTCGAGGACGCGCTCTCGCCGACGGACGTGGAGGGCCACCAGACGAACGTCGAGTACCTGCGGCGGTGTGTCGCCAGCGGCAAGCCGCTCCGGTCGGCGTTCAACGGCCTGTACTTCCTCTCCAGCAACAAGGAAGCGTACGATCCCGAGCGGGAGGCGGGCACCGAGTACGTCGAGAGCTTCCTGCAGTGGTCGGACGAGCGAGACGGCCCGTGGGCCGCCTGCCTGAACTTCATGGACGCCCACTTCCCGTACGAACCCGTCCGGGAATTCCGGTCTGCGGGCACAGAGGAACTGCTGGACGTACACGACTCGCTGTCGTCGCCGATCTCGAAGGACGTCGCCGCGTCCGAGGAGTGGTGGAAGCTCCGGGCGATCGAAGCCCTCTACGACGACTGTATCCGGCAGGCCGACGACGCCGTGGCGACGCTGGTCGACGCGCTGCGAGAGCGCGGTGTTCTCGACGACACGCTCCTGGTCGTCACCAGCGACCACGGCGACGGCTTCGGCGAGTGGAGCCGCGTCGATCCGCGGGTCCGTGCCGCCTACCACAGCTGGAGTGTCCACGAGGTGCTGACTCACGTGCCGCTCCTCGTGCGCCGTCCCGGCGGCGAGCGCGGAGGGGCGAACGACTCGCTCGCCAGCCTCACCCGCTTCCCGGCGGTCGTCGAAGCGGCGCTCGACGGCGAGACTGGAAGTTTCGCCGTCGACGACCGCGCGTTCGCCTCGACCCACCGGCTCGAACGTCCGGCGGTCATGTTACCGGACGCCTGCGAGGATCCCGAGCGGTACGGCGGACCGTGGCGCGCGGTCTACGAGCAGGACGACGACGGCGTGTACAAGTACGGGACCCACGATTCGGCGTCGGCGACGATCCGCGTCAGAGACGCACAGGTGTCCGACCGCGTCTCCGACGACGACGGCGGCGTCGTCGCGCAGTCGTACGGCGAGCTGGAGGGGGCCGACGTGAGCGACGGCGAGTCGGAGTCGCTGGAGGACTCCGTCGAAGACCAGCTAGAGAGTCTCGGTTACATCCGGTAG